TATGCTTACAGACCTAAGCAAAAGAATTTGTTTCCAATTCATACCGTGGAGGCATATGTTTGATAATCTAGATGGTTTCATAATAACCTCTAGGACTTCTTTTTTATTAGGCAATTGCACATCGGGGATCTCTTCTAGCAGATCGCACATATCATCCAAGATATTGCCTGCCAGATCTACGATCCCCTCCCAGGTACCATTTCTTGCATGCTCATAGAGCCGTTGATGTTGCTCGTGAGTTATTACCTGAGCGTATAGCCAACCACTCACATCTAGCAATAACTCCTCACCGACTAAACCTAGCCAATACCCTATTGGCGTTAAGACTTTTTCTTCGGCAGCCTTTGCAAAACCAAAATCAACAAATGACTTTAGGAAAAAGAAGGGGCAATGTCTTGCCTGCACCCTGCTTAAAGATTCCATGTAGGTGCCTGCACACTCTGATAATACGCGCTCAAAACCAAATCTGTTGACCTTTCTCATAACTTTCTTTGGAAGCAAAGATGTACTTTTCGTCTCTAATACTTGTAAAACATGACGAAGCTCATGAATTGTCAATTTCTGCTCAATACATAGCTCATAAACAATCGGAGGATAGGTTGTTTTAATGATTTCCAAGAATTTTCTAGGAATAGGTAGAGTAGGTTTTTTATAACTACGTATGGCTATTGCCAAAATAGCTATTGATAAAACAACAGTAACAACAAAACTGATTATCACTGCAAAATGAGTTATTCCACAGGCAAGAATAGCAATATGGGATAGTGCAAGCGCAGCGAGGATAATCCCACCTATGGTCAGGATTATCCTGCAAGTTTTGCTCCTATCTGCAAAGATAACACTATTTTGCTGATTTACTGTTGTAACACCGCCACTGAAAGTAGATGTCATAATCTCACCTTAACTAAAAAATATAAAGCGAGCATTCTATTAGAAAAACATCTTCTAACAAACGTTTAATCTGTTAATTTACAGAAAGATAGAGCAACACACTCGCAAAAATAATCGCGTGCATAACCATTTCTGAAGCGTCTTTTTTGATGATTTCATATTTTAAAAATAGAACT
This window of the Chlamydia sp. BM-2023 genome carries:
- a CDS encoding DUF1389 domain-containing protein; translated protein: MTSTFSGGVTTVNQQNSVIFADRSKTCRIILTIGGIILAALALSHIAILACGITHFAVIISFVVTVVLSIAILAIAIRSYKKPTLPIPRKFLEIIKTTYPPIVYELCIEQKLTIHELRHVLQVLETKSTSLLPKKVMRKVNRFGFERVLSECAGTYMESLSRVQARHCPFFFLKSFVDFGFAKAAEEKVLTPIGYWLGLVGEELLLDVSGWLYAQVITHEQHQRLYEHARNGTWEGIVDLAGNILDDMCDLLEEIPDVQLPNKKEVLEVIMKPSRLSNICLHGMNWKQILLLRSVSISDCAFLQEYQQQGGDLEKTMTIIYPHLGKDTYDPNISMMTWGEWKIAIQDLMEQGALDLHEQSLKWLSRYSTRGTLFTPMS